The nucleotide sequence CCATCTTTCTGTCCTGACCCAGAAACTGTGGTGAGGCCACAGCGAGACAGTACAAGGGAAAATTCCTGGTGTTGATACCAACTCCTGCTGTTCTTACACTTTTGCCTGTctgtgaccacacacacacacacacacacacacacacacacacacacacacagtataccacacacacacacaatataccacacacacagtataccacacacacacacaatataccacacacacacagtataacacacacacaatataccacacacacacagtataacacagacacacacacacaatataccacacacacacacaataccacacacacacagtataacacacacacacacaatataccacacacacacacaatataccacacacacacacacacacacacacaccctatataTTCGAGATTTCAGATGCTCCTGCCTGGATTCTCTTCCTTCTGAGTAAGGCCCCATCCCTGATCTCTGCCAAtctaagagactttttttccctgaaacaaTATCCACAGGTATGTTTCTATTGTACTTCACATGTTGCTTCTCTTTGTACTCCTCTCAGTTTGGGGTGGTTTAAGAGAAGGCCAAAGTACGGGGCTGAGGTGGGAGTGGGTGGTGAGGAGTTGCACATCCTTGTGCGCTGGTGGAACAGCTCTGGCCTAAGGCTGGCTGGGCTGGAAGGTGAGCAAGTTTAAAGTGGGGGGCATAATGAGGGTGGGGTAGCAGGTTGCTGCTAAAAGCAAGTGGCCCAGGTACTGTGAAGTCACACACTACCCGTGTGAGCCCCCTGAACCCAGCCCTAAAGTAGTTCACTGAGAAGAATCTAAGAACCGAATCGAAGGGACCTCAGGGCTTATGCAGTCCACCTTCTGCGTGATGGGACTCGCTGTGACAGCCTGCTTGGTACTTGGGATCATTACCTCGGGTCAAAGACCAGGTAGTTGAGCCTGCTAGATGAGAGaatcatgggctttggagtctgaCATATAGGGGTTTCTTCCTGCAGCCATCCCTTGGTAGCTTTGTGATTCTGGATAAGTCAGTTACCCTCCCAAGCCCTTTTTAACCTGTCTGTAAAATTATATCCCGCCTCACAGAGTTGTTGGGAGGTTAAGTGAGGAAAGGTACACTAAAGGCCTGTAACAGAATCACAGAGCAAAAGCTTAGCTCCCTGTATCCCCACTGGGAGGTGCAGGGACAACTCACCCCCAGCCTTCAGAGGGACAGGGCTGGATACAAGAGAGGCCCACTGacctgctttcttccctctgtgcctAGTGCTGCAGAGCATTCCAGGATTAAGCCTCAAGGAAGGGCGGAAGAATGGGATCATGAAGCCATGGTCCAGGCCTGGACCCCTCAAAGATCTTGGACCCTCCCAACAGGTCTCTCTCCCAAACCTCCCTCCCTTCATCCCCTCCCCAGTGCGCAAAATCCCCTCCCGTCAACTTTCCAAGACTCTTATTTgatgcttttaaacttttttctttatttagacaGAAAAGACCAactctttaaaagtaaaatgcaataaataaataagttaagcATAGAGAAGTGTCTGAAACGGACTCCCCAGTCTCCCCTtaccactcccacccccacccgtTTCTTTCCCCTAAAACCTCTTCCTAAAGAAAATGATCAGGTAATAAACCCCTGTaaccctccccacacccctcctcccaAATACCCAATTACCCCCAAAGCAAAGGGAGAaatcaagagagagaaaaaatccaAGGGGAACATTGTCTAAACTCCCAGAAAGAGAGATGGCAGCGtccgggccgggccgggctggATAACGCACGGGTGGTAGTGGTATTTACACGGAGGGGACCAGCAGAGACTGTAAACATTTTTAGGGGTTCGGGGGAGGTCTTTTCCTCATGAAAGGAGGAGGGTCTCTGTGGCTGACTGGTGGAGAGGCAGCCCTCAGGGCTCCCCCACACCCTCCTTAAGAGGGGGCCCATGGGGGAGGCAGTGAGTTTTAGGGCTGGGAGCCCAGGGTTCAGGGATATCCTACCTCTAGCTGAGGGTGGCAGGGAGTGTGAGAACCAGCTTCTGAGAAacccctaatgtggggaagaggCTGGGGTGAGGGTGAGGTGGGGAGCTTGTGGGAGGCCCCTCTGCCCTCCCGGGGGCCACAGGCCCGCTGGTCGGGGAGGCAAGTGCGAAAGCTGGGCACAGAAGGTCACCACAGGAgccccagcagaaggcagatacCCTGGAGCCTTTGAGCCTGTCCCTTGCTCCCTCACAAAGGCCAAAAGGGCACCTGGGAGGAAACAGGCCCTTCAGGAGGGGCGGGGTGGTGGGAGTGGGCCAGTGTCCTGTTCCCCCAGGGCTGTGAAGCAGCTTTTGCCCCAGAGCCCCATCGAGGCCCGGGCAGGTGTGCAGAGAGGGCTGGGACCAGACGTGGGGAGAGGGGTGTGGTGCCCCTTCCTCTGGTGTCTCCAGACCTGTGAAGGAAGGAGACACGGGTGAAGCTGTGGGGAAGACACAGCCAGTGCAGGTCATAGGCCCTGCCAGGGAGGAGGTAGCTGGGCTGGCTGACGCAGGATAGGATGGGGCCGCCTGGGGAAGACAGGTCATCGGAAAGGCCTCAGTCGAGACGGAGCCCCCCAGCTGTTGACAAGGGGCAATGATGGAGGAGACAGGACGGAGAGGGCCCATGATATAAGAAACCAAAGGATATGCAGAAGGAGATATTCACACAGCCCGTGAGAGAAACAAAGGCTGGAAGATATGGTGACAGGGACTGGAGGGGACAAAGCAAAGGAGTGAGAcaacaggcaggcaggcagagatagctaagaggaaggagaagaaggggcagcagacagacagacacctgGAGGAAGAGCAGGGTGGCCAGGCTAGGACCTGGGGCTGGGCTTAGGGCTGCAGACTTGAGGGCTGAGACCCCCAGCCCCTAGAGAGTGCTCTCATTCCTtttcagaaaggaacaaagaaagcaagagagaaaggcACAGAACACAGACCACAGTCACCAACCACTGTTGACCAAGCACATCCCGCGAGCTGCCCCCGGCCCTGACCCTGGGCTGAGGGGCGCTTCCCTCCGCGGCCCCCTCCCCAAATAACAAACAATCGGCTCCAAAGACAACACGCTCGTTCCATGCAACTTACAGGGGCCCGGAGCAGGGGTCCGGGGATGGGGGCTTCGGCCGACAATGAACacgggccctgggctgggggggcccccagggtggggggagTTAAGCAGCCAGGATtgggggggaaagggggagaaacagaaaatgtggGTATTGTTCTTGGGTTGTGTTTTTTCAGGGGTTTGGTCCAAAGGAgattaaacaaacacaaaagtcaCTAAAGCTCACAGCTCTGTGGCCATGAGGCTAGGGTTGGTGGCAACAATGGGGCGGAGGGGACCCATTTAGTGAAATTCAGGCAGTCCAGCATTTTGGCCTTCTCCACCTAAATCGAAGCTTCTCCTGGGAGGCCTGAAGCTTGGAATTCCCCCCAGTCTGTTCTGTGCACTCTCCACTGTCCCATGGGCCTATACTACCTGGAATCCAGGGCACTGAGGGTCTGATATCCCCACCTCTCAGGAGGATAGATATTCCAGGAGTCATGATTCTAGAACCCTGCAGTATCCTATACcagcccccttccttccccaactCTACTCCCCTAATTCAACTCTGAcccaaaggaaaaccaaaaagagagagacacacaaacacaagGACACTGACCAGACAAACGAGACCAGATACTGAGGAAGACCTGGGGAGTGGACACAGATCTAGACAGACTTGGTTCTCTCTGGGGtcacagtttgtgtgtgtgtgtgtgtgtgtgtgtgtgtgcgcgcgcgcacgcgtgcgTGCACGCTTGCgcgcatgtgtatgtatgtgtgtgagagagaaagagagagagggagaatgactCGGGTGATTGAAacacagcagaaggaaggagctaTACCAGATCCCTGCTTCAAGTGCCCAGagtcagaggtgggggtggggtgggcatcCCTGAGGCTGggggaacggggtgggggggcagtccAAGTGAGGGCCCTGGCTTCAGTGAGAGGGAGCTGAAGAGGTCACAGGATGGGAGCAGGACCCACCTGGGGGCCCTCAGTAGGGCCGGTTGGCATCCTTAGGCCGCTTTAGCTGGACTTTGAGGCGCTTCATGCCAATCTGGAAACCGTTCATGGCCTGGATGGCAGCCTGTGCACTGGCCGGATTGTCGAAACTCACAAAGCCTGAGGTGAGAGGGTCATAAGGCCCAGCCCAACCCCACCTCACTTGCCTGTGCTGAGGGCCAGAACCTGCTCTTTGGTTCCCCGGCACCACCCTACTTCCTCCCGGGATCCTGAatacctgacacacagtaggcattcgATGGGTAGCTGCTGATAGGTTGAGTTAATGAATGCAGTCCAGCCACTCACATGCACTAGGACATTCTTTCCAGCGCTCTTTAAAGGGCAGCCCCTTCCTCAGCCTGGATAACTCTGAAAATGACACTTCTGGCCCTTCATGACTTCTCACGCAGGGAGGACAAGGCCCTTGAAGCAACTTTTCAAAGacacaaagccaaaagactccactccctAAGCCTTCCTTTTGAAAACCAAACATCCTGTTCCTGAGCCTCTTCCAGACCTCATGGAGCATGAATTTGACCAGTGCTCAAGGAGAAAAGGTAAAGCTGTAGTTTTTGGAGGAAGAGCTGGGCCTGGACAGCAGCTGGTATGGGATGCCGAGGGTGTAAGAAAGGCTCTTTCCAACTCTTGGACAATCTGGATTTCAAAGTTTGGGCCCACTGTGACCATAAATGCCTTCAAATGTCTCAAACCTTGTCCACATTTGGAGTTTGGCAAAAATGTGCTGTATTTTATCTTTTGGATCATTACATTCTTACCAAAACACTTGCTCTGATTGGTGGCCCGGTCAACAAAGACTTTGGCCGAGATGACGTGGCCAAAGGGGACAAACATCTGGAGGATCTCTGAGTCCGTGAACTCCTGGGGCAGGTGGTAGATGAAGATGTTGCAGCCGTCAGGGCCTGGGTGGtagcagagacagaggaagagccCAGTGACTGGGAAGCACTCGGGGGCAAGCGCCTCACGGAAAGCAGGCCCGGGGCAGACCCTCCCATCCCAGCCCCCATTGTGCAGGCCAGGGCACCAGACACCTCATCCCCACTCGCTTTCTCCCCGCACATGAGGCCAGAGGCAGGCTGCGAGCAGGCGACAGGGAGTCCCCAGCCCAGGGCAAGGGCGCTCCTGTCCCAGAAGGGTCTGGGCCAGCAGGAGGGCGCCCAGGCCGCACCTTCCCGTTGCTGCGGCTGCGGTTGCGGCGGCTGTGGCTgctgctggggaggaggtgggggctgctGGGCAACCAGGGCGGGAGGCTGCGGGAACGCGGGCGCCACCAGGCTGTAGGCTGCTGGGTAGGCTGCTGCGGTGGGAGAGCAGAGAGCTAGTGGGGGTCCCAAGACTCGCCTGGCCCCCGGGGCCCTCTGGCCAGCAGCCCGGGGTAGACAGGGGTGGACAGGGCTGAGAGGGGTCCGAGAAGGAGCCACCTTGAACTCTGGGTGCACTGCCCCTAATGTCAGGAAGCCCAAGGGGGTGGCTGGCAGGGCGGGGCACCTGGCAGCCTAGCCTCGGTCCCACGCCGTACCTCCcatccggggcggggggggggtgctgggctCCTCACCTGTGTAGTGCTGCATCCCCGCGTAGGCCTGCTGCAGGGGGTCCACGGGGGCCgcggggctctgggctggggagaGCAGCACCGACTGTGAGGGTGGGGCAGGACGCAGAGCAAAGgccaggcaggtggggaggaTAGCTTCACAGGGCACAGGGTGTGACGGGAGAGCGCGCAAAGGCCCAGAGCCACGGGGAGAGGGCAGAGCGTGGAGTCTGTGACTGGCTGTGCAAACCCTGggcttctctaagcctcagcttcCCTGGCTGAGAATGAGCAGAGCATCCCTGCCCAAGGAtgacagagcaggagagagcagCTTATCACCCCGAggcctggagagggagggggcgcCATGGCTTTCTGCGGGCAACGGGAGCAGCGGCTTTGATAgttgctggggagagaggggggcaggcagagacCCCCACCTGGGTAGGGGTGAACCCCGTTGGGATAGAGAGCATCAGGGGCAGGCTGCCCGGTGGGCTGGGTGGGCACCGGGCTGTAGCCGTTGACGCCCAGGGCAGCAGGGATTGCCGAGACGGGCGTGGCAGCGATGGCAGGAGGGGTGCTGGTTCCTAGGGAGGAGAAAGcgacagagacagagcagagaagtagacacacacacacacacacacacacacacacacacacacacacactagtcaGCAAGTCTGCAGGCAGAAGGGAGGAAGCAGGCCACTCTCTCACCCCTGAGTCCCTTCCAGACCCTCTGGCTTCCCTGAGCAGTGCCCTGtgtcccacccccccaccctcctacACCCTGGGCGGCAGCTCCTCTGACCTGTCCCATTCACACCCAGCCCAGCCCGCCTTGCCTGGGCCTTACCTGAGGATGGGGTGATGGGAGTGGCGATGAGGCCATTGGCATTGATGGCGGCCATGTGCTGCATCTGCACGGCAGCCATGGTGGCCATGGGGCTGAGGTAGGCACTGTGAGCCGCTACCAGGGCCGCCTGCTGCTGCAtcagctgggggaagggggagagaggagagtgggGTCAGGTCACCTGTGCCCAGCCTGgttcccctcccagccctgggccttGGCACTGGAAGGGTGGGGACAGGTcctggaggccaggaggaggCGGCGATTGGCCAGGCCCAGCACCCAGGGGTCAGTGCTCACGGCCTGGGTGTAGGCGCTGTAGGCTCCAAACTGCAGGGCGATGGGGCTGAACATGCCCAGCTGGGTAGCCACCTGCTGCATTCGGCGGAGACCTCGCTCCTTCTCTGTGTCAGCAAACTTCACCACCAGGCTGGATGAGGCACCCTGGGCAGGGGCCACGCGTGTGGTTAGAGGGACAGAGTCGGGATCTCTCATCCCCAGAGCCCTCAGGGCCTGGCCTCAGTTCCACCCCTCCAGACTTGGCCTCTTTGGGAGGGCAGCCATCATAGTGCCTCTGTCAAACAGGAAGATTTTAATCCCCGCCTCCCCCTGTGCCAGGATGTGCAAGAGACTAGAAAAAGTTGAGGAACTCAAAGGCGTGTGCTTGAAAAGGGAAAGACCTACTGGAATCCAAAGGGCATCCCTGGCTTCTCTGTGAGGATTCTGAGCCAGAAATTATCCCCAGGTTGGAAGGGCCACAGAGAATATTTAATCCCAGGCTGGTGGTGTCGGCTAGCCACCCCAGCCCCCGCACCGTGTGCTCAGAGGATGAAGCCTCAAGTTTTCATACCACTTTGCactaaataaaaaccaaacccaaGAACATTTGCAGAGTGTTGTAGAATCCTAGAATCTAGAACGCAGTTCTCTATTCACTGTCGCATCCTCTTGACCAAGTTCCTGCTAAATGCTTGCCCAGCCTCTGCTGAGGGAGCTTCAGAATCAGCTAGTTCCATCTGAGAACTCTGCCCTGCTGGAGAGCCCTCCACGAGTACAGTCAGTTGACCCACTGCTAATGTGCAGAGGGCACGTGCGGCCTCTAAGCAAGTGTTCTGACACCCAGCCGGTGAGGCTGGGGGGTACAGGAGACAGGAGATGGAGAGCCTGAGGGGTGGAGGAGGCCGGGGAGGAGGGCAAGGCATGCCGACTAGACgtgagggacagggacaggggcCCAAGGTGGGGAGATGTCATCTGAAATGTGAATGTGAGGGGGGCTCACCGGCAGGGTCCGGCTGCTGTGAAGGGTGTTGATGGCCGCCTGGGCCTCGGCGTGGGTCTGGAACTTCACAAAGGCGCAGCCTACAGCATCCAAGAGCAAGGAGGAAAGGGTGAGTGCTCACCCTCGAGGGCCGCCACTGTCCCCGTTGCCGGGAAGCCAGTAGGAGAGGAGCGGGAAGGCCAGAAGGCCCGGTTGGGGAAGGGGTAGCGACTGGGTACCTTTGCTGGTGCCATCTGGCCCCCGGAGCACAGTGCACTCGTCTATGGTCCCAAAAGGCTCAAACATCTTCCTGACGTCCTCATCTGTCTGCTGCTTCCCTAGCATCCCCACAAAGAGCTTCCGGTCTTCTGGGGGGTAAGGCACAGGAGGAAGGGCATGTTCAGGGCCCCCTGGCTGCTTTACCAACCCTATTCCCGCTTGGGACAGGCAGAAATCCTGCCCTTCACCTTCAGCAACTCCCTGGAGGTCCAGGCACTCCCCTCACCCTGCGACTAAGGCTTCTAACATATGACACCGGTGATGTTTGGGGAAATGGGGCACAGTTACATAGAGTGCTCAGTCCAGTTCCTGAAGGTCTTGCACTTtactctgtgcttcagttttgcCATCTCTACAATGGGCTGGATGACATCCCCTCTGACCACACTGACTTCAGTCCCCACCTTGACCAGGAACCCTTTGGAATTCTCAGATTTTCTTCCTCGGAGAGGCTGCCCCTCAGTTACTCCAAGCCCTGGGCCTGAGTCCAAAGTCCAAAGGTACAGCACCTACCTCCTCGGCTCTCGCTGTCGGCCGGCTTGACCTGGATCGGCCTGTTCAtctaaaaggagagaagagaaggcaacTGCTGGGGACCTCCTCTGAACCTCCCAGGAGCCCTCCCCAGGACGGGACCTGCAGAGAGGCCAGAGGGAGTAAACCCCAGGCCCTAAACTGCTgatgggaaggaagggatgggCCTAATCTTGTTTAGGATTAGGACCCAAGGGGATTAGAGGCAGCGGAAGGTGAAGATGTAGAGGATGCTCCTGGGGCCAGCTCCAGGCTCCGGTGAGGCCCAGGTGACTTGGCCAGGGATAAGTGATGCTGGCTTTAGGGGGAGAATGGAACTTCCCGTAGGACCTgggtcctgagacagagcccAGCCAAGGGGCTATTCAGCAAGAGCTGCCTCAATTTTGCAATGTAGGCGCAACAGAGGCCACTCCAATAAGCAGCCCCAAGGAGGACTGTCGACCCAGGGACACCCCACAGATGCCCCGACTTCCTTCTGACCCCTAGAGGTGTGTCTGCTTCTCTATCTTCCCCCCAAAACCCTTGACCCCAGGGGGAAGGCACTCGGGCAGCACAAAGGGAGCAGATGCCCAGTCTCCGTGGCAACGGGAGAATGCGCGCCATGGCAACCGCCCACTCAGCCTGATTTATCCCTCCCGTCGCCCTGGCGACCGTGGTGACGTCATCACTTCTGCTGCTCCACACACCCGGTGAAGGAGTGTGGGGGGGTGAGAACAGGGTATGCCGGGGGTGGAGGAtttggtgggggctgggaggtgggggaggggcccaggacAAGCTTCCTGATTCGCACTGAGCAGGCCCTGCCGGGGCCACActgtcccttcctctgccttcctcctccaaATCAAATCCTTGGTGTCTCACAGCTGGGAGGGCTCCGAAGGAGGAACTGTTGTCCCGTGCTCTTTTGACATTCTCCCTGTACCCCGAAGTCCTCCAGAGCTCTCCCTTCTCTTCACTCCTGCAGCATTTCCCTTTGTTCAGCCTCCAGTGGAAATGCAGACACCCCCCAGTTCCACTCTCCACGTTCTTGTCTGGTGAGGGGACTTAGCAGTGACTTCTGCAGGTTGATTTCCTTAACTAGCGGGGAGCATCTTCGGAACTGGAGGGAGTGGAAGGACTCAGGATTTCgtgtctgaaaatattttgctattgagGGGCCATCCTAGCTCCAGTGACCaaaaatagatattaaacaaaagaaaccatttaTCGACATTCTGAGGGGGGCTACGGGTATCCTCAGGCAAGGCACTGGACTGGGGGTCAGGAGACCCAGGTTCAGGGACTGGCCCTACCActcactagctgggtgaccttggacaagtcacttctctCCTCagggcctcagtgttctcatctgtaaaacagtggGGCAGATCAGGCGGTGGTGAGTCAGGTTCCCCTCAGCTCTAGTGTTCCAGCCTTTGGGGATCTTGTGTGTCATCACTTCATACACAGAGAAGTGCAGGATTGATTGTTGCCCCTTGCCCCTTCTCACACCAGACCCTCCTCCCTGGTATCAGGCCATTCCAGTCAGTCTGACAGGACTCTGCTGGTGAGGTATCCCCAGCCCTGGATCAAACCTAAGCCCCACCTCAGCTGACACTCctgtcctgccccacccccatttaTGGATCTGAGAGCAGCTGGTTAGGGGGAGGTGGTTAACAGTCACCCAAATCCTCCACCAATCTGGGATTATCCCATGGAGGTTCAATCTCCTCAGgagcttgtgtgcatgtgtgggtgagagagagagagagagagagagaggtgtgtgtgcACAGGGTGGGGGTTAGATGCCCAGGGCTCTCAGTCTtgcaccctcctcctctctgtaaAGCTATCAGGAGGTGCCCCACGGGCATCTCAGCACCAGCCACACCCCCTACGGAAGAGGTAGAATCCGAATCAGGGTCTTTCCATAGCATCAGGGAATTCTTTAGTTGACACTAACCCCTTCCCAAAATGCCCCTAGGGATTTGCGGTTCTAGTTGAGGGTGGGGaacctgagacccagagagaaagGATGCCATTCCCTTGCTGCATGGGCTTCCAGACACAAAAATAGCACCTCAGTAAATATCCACAGCTGATAGGGATTCACACAAAGACACACGCAAGCGCACAGGCTGCAGTGCAGACCACGTTGACAGAAGGCTCCCCTCACTCCCCTACAGATAGACAGCCTCCCTCAGTGGCCCTCAGTGACCCAGGCCCAGGCTCTCCTTCTTGGCCTGGCACTTCCTGTGGGAAGCTCGGTCTTTGTTAGTTCAGCTTGGGcacacctgccccctcccttgAGTCCAGCTGGGCCCTGTTTACCTGGCAACCCGGAGTCGGGCGCCTCTCTTCCCTAGCCACCACCAGCCAGGTGATAAGCCCTCCCTAGGGCCTCCCAAAGAAGAAGAGGCTATTTATACTCCAAGTAGCACTCAGACTGCTCCCCACCAACTTGGTCATGCATAAGGCCCTCATCCTTCTCACCAATAGCAAAGACCCCACTGCCAGGAAGAGCTTATATTTCTAGAAAATCTAATTCTCCTGAGGATAGAGGCCTGTTGCTCTCTCACCCCTGGCTCCGGACTCCCTTCCACCCAGTGTCCCAGACCACACACGGGTCCTTTCCACGGGGCCAGAATTCACTGGCCCAACAGCAAGCCGACAGGGAGGGCCCACATCCCCAGAGTGGGATTTTGGCCCAAGGAGAGGGGGTAGGGCAGGGCTAGGCAGAAGAagtccctcccaccaccaccaccaccaccattctcCGGGCAGGGAGAATCCAGGGGCCTGTGGCTGAGCCCCTCCTGGGAATGAtcaggggagagaaaaggaaatggggcTTGACAGCCACGGGCCCAGCCTCCATTCTTCCTGTCTGCAGCCCAAGCATCACCCTAATGTGGTGGCACCTTGCAGATTCCGGggtgacagagatggggagaaaggagagagagctaAACGCCCCCACAAAAAAAGAGCctgtactggggcacctggctggctcagtgggtggagcatgtgactcttgatcttggggttgtgagttcgagccccacgttgggtgtagagattacttaaaaataaaatcttaaaaaaaaaaaaaaagcctgtattAGGAGGGTGTGGAGGGAGATTAGACAGCAGGAAGAACTTCCCAGAGAGCTGGCACACTAAAAAGCCAAGACTGTTTGAGGAAACAACACTGCCAGGAAGGCAGGTGGCAGAGAAAAGACCTGGGGGATACAAAGGGTCAGGCAGAGCCTGGCCACAGACATCTGCTCCCCTAGACTGCCCTGATTTGCTCCCTCAAGCCCCTAGCACCTGGGTCCCCTTGGAGgatgggacccccccccccatttcctaTGCTAGAGGCTCTGTCAGGCCAATCTGGACCCTGTCCCCTGAGGCAAAGGCCAAAGTGGAGGCCTCAGCGTCACCTGGGAGCTGGCTCAGGGGCAGGGCTAGACACTCATTAACCAGGTGcccttctccctcacctcccaccctGGGCCTGTTTGTTTccaggaaggggaggcagagCCTTTCCACACCCGGACAGTTGGAGCCCTGCCTGAGCATGCAGGCAGCTGGAGGGGGCCGACCCAGGGCAGGTGCCCGGCTAGCGAGACAGAAAAAGACGAGACGTGGCGACGGAGATGAAAACTACTGATTTGTCAGGGGTCTccacagagaaaagggaagaaaggaaagttgCGACGTGACGTGATGGAAACCAGGCTTCCCAGGGATGCGTGTGCCCACACCCACACAGCCAGGCTGGCGGGCGCAcgcgcacacatgtgcacacgcacgcgcacacacaggcTCCCTGGATCCCGagcctgctcacacacacacacacgcatgcacagaTCCTTAATTCCATGGGCCAGGGCTGTTCTGGCTGGCTTGCCACCAACTAGGACAAGACGGAGGGGTGAGAGCCAGGCGGGCAGCGGGATTTGCTCTCCGGGCCATCTTCAAGGGTTGAGGGCCACAGAGGGAGTGGGTCCTAGACCTCTGAAGGTTGGAAGCTGGGAGTGGGTGAAGTGGTTCTGATGTTCCTGGATGCCCCCAGCCTCTTTGCCCATCTGTTTTGTCTATTTCCCTCCCAGGAAGGGATGGAGAATCAgcctttttctccatttcccacATGGGGAGAGGGCTAGAGGCTGTGACACGTGTGCCTCCAGCACCCAGGCtgtgctcagcaaatgtttgctgaaggGATGGATGGGGTGAGCTCTCAGTCCTGGGGCTCAGGGGGTGGGAGACAACAGAAGTACAGAGACAGTGGAATAGAATGGCACATCCTCTCCCCCCCAAGGCTGCCTGGCTGGAGGCATCCTGAGATTCTCTATCCCTGccagcccaggcctggggcaATCTGCAAGGCTgtctcagaagaagagaaaaagagctcATGTTTTCAGGAGAAAGGCCATGTCAGAGGGCACCCCTGCCGACCTGGGCACACTTTGGGGGTCAGGTCTGATCTTCCGCAATGATGTCTGCCCCTGCCCTTGCTtgccccccagcccaggcccacccAGGCCCTGCTCTACCCTGATGCCCAAAGCTCTTCCTAGAAGACACGAGGTGAGTCTGTCAGAGCTCAGAAGCCCGCACAGAGATGCTAGTCCAGCAGGCACCAGCTGTCCA is from Zalophus californianus isolate mZalCal1 chromosome 4, mZalCal1.pri.v2, whole genome shotgun sequence and encodes:
- the CELF3 gene encoding CUGBP Elav-like family member 3 isoform X1, producing MKEPDAIKLFVGQIPRHLEEKDLKPIFEQFGRIFELTVIKDKYTGLHKGCAFLTYCARDSALKAQSALHEQKTLPGMNRPIQVKPADSESRGEDRKLFVGMLGKQQTDEDVRKMFEPFGTIDECTVLRGPDGTSKGCAFVKFQTHAEAQAAINTLHSSRTLPGASSSLVVKFADTEKERGLRRMQQVATQLGMFSPIALQFGAYSAYTQALMQQQAALVAAHSAYLSPMATMAAVQMQHMAAINANGLIATPITPSSGTSTPPAIAATPVSAIPAALGVNGYSPVPTQPTGQPAPDALYPNGVHPYPAQSPAAPVDPLQQAYAGMQHYTAAYPAAYSLVAPAFPQPPALVAQQPPPPPQQQPQPPQPQPQQREGPDGCNIFIYHLPQEFTDSEILQMFVPFGHVISAKVFVDRATNQSKCFGFVSFDNPASAQAAIQAMNGFQIGMKRLKVQLKRPKDANRPY
- the CELF3 gene encoding CUGBP Elav-like family member 3 isoform X4, yielding MNRPIQVKPADSESRGDRKLFVGMLGKQQTDEDVRKMFEPFGTIDECTVLRGPDGTSKGCAFVKFQTHAEAQAAINTLHSSRTLPGASSSLVVKFADTEKERGLRRMQQVATQLGMFSPIALQFGAYSAYTQALMQQQAALVAAHSAYLSPMATMAAVQMQHMAAINANGLIATPITPSSGTSTPPAIAATPVSAIPAALGVNGYSPVPTQPTGQPAPDALYPNGVHPYPAQSPAAPVDPLQQAYAGMQHYTAAYPAAYSLVAPAFPQPPALVAQQPPPPPQQQPQPPQPQPQQREGPDGCNIFIYHLPQEFTDSEILQMFVPFGHVISAKVFVDRATNQSKCFGFVSFDNPASAQAAIQAMNGFQIGMKRLKVQLKRPKDANRPY
- the CELF3 gene encoding CUGBP Elav-like family member 3 isoform X2 encodes the protein MKEPDAIKLFVGQIPRHLEEKDLKPIFEQFGRIFELTVIKDKYTGLHKGCAFLTYCARDSALKAQSALHEQKTLPGMNRPIQVKPADSESRGDRKLFVGMLGKQQTDEDVRKMFEPFGTIDECTVLRGPDGTSKGCAFVKFQTHAEAQAAINTLHSSRTLPGASSSLVVKFADTEKERGLRRMQQVATQLGMFSPIALQFGAYSAYTQALMQQQAALVAAHSAYLSPMATMAAVQMQHMAAINANGLIATPITPSSGTSTPPAIAATPVSAIPAALGVNGYSPVPTQPTGQPAPDALYPNGVHPYPAQSPAAPVDPLQQAYAGMQHYTAAYPAAYSLVAPAFPQPPALVAQQPPPPPQQQPQPPQPQPQQREGPDGCNIFIYHLPQEFTDSEILQMFVPFGHVISAKVFVDRATNQSKCFGFVSFDNPASAQAAIQAMNGFQIGMKRLKVQLKRPKDANRPY
- the CELF3 gene encoding CUGBP Elav-like family member 3 isoform X3, whose protein sequence is MNRPIQVKPADSESRGEDRKLFVGMLGKQQTDEDVRKMFEPFGTIDECTVLRGPDGTSKGCAFVKFQTHAEAQAAINTLHSSRTLPGASSSLVVKFADTEKERGLRRMQQVATQLGMFSPIALQFGAYSAYTQALMQQQAALVAAHSAYLSPMATMAAVQMQHMAAINANGLIATPITPSSGTSTPPAIAATPVSAIPAALGVNGYSPVPTQPTGQPAPDALYPNGVHPYPAQSPAAPVDPLQQAYAGMQHYTAAYPAAYSLVAPAFPQPPALVAQQPPPPPQQQPQPPQPQPQQREGPDGCNIFIYHLPQEFTDSEILQMFVPFGHVISAKVFVDRATNQSKCFGFVSFDNPASAQAAIQAMNGFQIGMKRLKVQLKRPKDANRPY